The Pseudofrankia sp. DC12 region CCCGCTGGCAAGACCCACGAAGGCGCTGCCGAGGATCAGCGCGAGGAACGGGTGCAGCTTCGCCCACACGATCAGGCCGACGATCAGGGCGATGCCGAGCACGGCGACGGTGATCAGCCGGGTGTCGTGCCCGGTCCAGGACGAGCGCCCGGCCGCTCCGGCGGCGACGACCGCGGCGTTCATCGGGCCTCCCCCGCCCGTGGTGTGGCGGCGAGGCCGAGCTTGTCGACGATCGTCTGGACGATCTCGGCCGGCTCCGGGCCGATGTCGACGGTCAGCTGGTTCTCGTCCGGCCCCGGCTCCTCAAGCGTGGCGAACTGGGAGTCGAGCAGGGCCGACGGCATGAAGTGCCCGTGGCGGGTGGCGAGCCGCTGGCCGATGACCTCGCGGGAGCCCCGCAGGTAGACGAACAGCTCCGAGCCGCTACCGGCGCCCGCGGCGGCGTCCGCGCCCGCGGGGATCCCAGCGCCGTCGACGGCCTGGCCGCGCAGCACGTCGCGGTAGCCGCGGCGCAGTGCCGAGCAGGTGATCACACCGGGCTCGCCGGCCTCGATCTGGTCGTGAATCCAGCCGCGGACCCGCAGCAGCCAGGGCCAGCGGTCAAGATCGGTCAGGGGGTGGCCGGCGGCCATCTTCTCGACGTTCTCCCGCGGGTGCAGATCGTCCCCCTCGGCGAACGGCCAGCCCAGCCGCCCGGACAGCATCGCGGCGACGGTGGACTTGCCACAGCCGGAGACGCCCATCAGCACCAGGACAGGCGGTCCCGCGTCCTCCCCGGGCCGCCCGGTCGCGTTGTGG contains the following coding sequences:
- a CDS encoding gluconokinase yields the protein MGVSGCGKSTVAAMLSGRLGWPFAEGDDLHPRENVEKMAAGHPLTDLDRWPWLLRVRGWIHDQIEAGEPGVITCSALRRGYRDVLRGQAVDGAGIPAGADAAAGAGSGSELFVYLRGSREVIGQRLATRHGHFMPSALLDSQFATLEEPGPDENQLTVDIGPEPAEIVQTIVDKLGLAATPRAGEAR